TCCATCAGAGGGCTGAAGTAAACAAAGCTGATGACAATAAACAACACGCCGATAAGTATATGCGGCAAAAGTGGTTTCAAAAGGTCTTGCAACTGTTTCATTATCTAGATTTAAATTTAATTATATCATTAAAATGATCTGTATGCAGTTCATTCAATTACTCTGTGGAGATAAATCTGCTTATATTTTCAAACTGAATCCCCGGTTATTTTATTTTCTTAAACAGATTTTTCATGTTCACCTTGTCGGCAATGATTCCATGCAAGGTATCTATGGTAATCCTTTCCTGCTCCATATTGTCGCGATAGCGGACAGTTACCGTATTATCTTCGAGGGTCTGATGATCGATGGTGATGCAGAACGGGGTACCGATTGCATCCTGGCGGCGGTAACGGCGGCCTATGGAATCTTTTTCATCATACTGGCAATTGAAATCGAATTTAAGAAGATGGAAAATTTCCCTTGCTTTTTCAGGCAATCCGTCTTTCCTGATCAAAGGAAGAACAGCAAGTTTTACAGGAGCCAGCTCAGGCGGAATTTTCAACACTACACGTTCATCAACGCTACCGTCTTCTTTGGTAATCTTCTCTTCGGTGTACCCGTTACTCAGGATGCAGAGGAACATACGGTCCAAGCCAATTGAGGTTTCGACGCAGTAAGGAACATAACTCTGATTGGTTTCGGGGTCAAAATATTGAAGTTTCTTCCCGGAGAATTTCTGATGCTGTGATAGATCGAAATCAGTACGCGAATGGATACCTTCCAGTTCATTGAAACCCATAGGGAACTTAAACTGGATATCAAAAGCCGCATTGGCATAATGAGCCAGTTTTTCGTGTTCGTGGTAACGGACTTTTTCAGGTTCAATGCCCAATGCAAGCAGCCAGTTTTTACGTTTTTCCTTCCAGAATTCAAACCATTTGAGCTCTTCACCGGGACGGACAAA
This window of the Bacteroidota bacterium genome carries:
- a CDS encoding glycine--tRNA ligase; amino-acid sequence: FVRPGEELKWFEFWKEKRKNWLLALGIEPEKVRYHEHEKLAHYANAAFDIQFKFPMGFNELEGIHSRTDFDLSQHQKFSGKKLQYFDPETNQSYVPYCVETSIGLDRMFLCILSNGYTEEKITKEDGSVDERVVLKIPPELAPVKLAVLPLIRKDGLPEKAREIFHLLKFDFNCQYDEKDSIGRRYRRQDAIGTPFCITIDHQTLEDNTVTVRYRDNMEQERITIDTLHGIIADKVNMKNLFKKIK